Part of the Bacillus sp. N1-1 genome, GTTACCACCCGAACTGATCAAAAGAGCAAGCTATAAAATTTCCTCAACAAAAAACGCATACCCCTCAAAGAGAGATATGCGATATATGTACGTTGTTAATTGAGAACTATGGTGGCTCCGGACGGAATCGAACCGCCGACACGTGGATTTTCAGTCCACTGCTCTACCGACTGAGCTACAGAGCCATGTTTGTTATAGTTGCTGATAGTTTCCATTTAATAGATTAAATGGCGGTCTCGACGGGAATCGAACCCGCGATCTCCTGCGTGACAGGCAGGCATGTTAACCGCTACACCACGAGACCAAGTAGATATTGTTCACTTACGTTTGAGAGAAATCATACCAAGTTATGCGTTTAGGTTGCCCCTGAAGGGACTCCGATAAAAATTTAACAAGGAAGATTAATCGACGCAGTTAAATTTTTGGTTGCACCATTGATACTACCCTTAAATTCTAACGTAGAAGTAAATTCGACGTAGTCAGAATTTTAAATTGGTTGCGGGGGCAGGATTTGAACCTGCGACCTTTGGGTTATGAGCCCAACGAGCTACCGAACTGCTCCACCCCGCGACGATATGAGTGTAAATATGCTGCACCTGCTACATAATGCTGTGCACTGTTTCTTCCTCTACAAGGTTATGCTTCGATGCGTATCCGTCGAAACAACTCGATGTTGATTCTTAGATGTAACGCTCGTTGCTCCACCTCGCGACGATATGAGTGTAAATTATCTTTCATTTCCTTCTTCAATATGTAAAAGAAAATGGTGAGCCATGAAGGACTCGAACCTTCGACCCTCTGATTAAAAGTCAGATGCTCTACCAACTGAGCTAATGGCTCGTCATAAATATCTTGTAACGACGACAAGATTTATCATATCATTGGAATTCATAAAAAGCAAGCGATCTTCAAAAGAAAATAAAAAAACAGCCATGGAGTTAGTTGATTTAATCTTACTTTACCCCTTTGCCTGTTTATTTAATCGCTCTTTCATCATTTCACGGATTTCTTGTTTTCGACGATGACGTTTAATCGCAAAACGATTAACTTCTTGAAAAATCAAAGATGACTCCTTTTCCGTTTTGAGATAAAATTTCACACCAAAGAAGTTACTTGCTCTCGTATTTGGGTCTTTAGGATCGTTGGGTTTCCCCCAAACGACTTCACCTCTAATTCGGAATGGTTCATCGTTTAATTTGATGGAGAACTCCATATCCGTATGCATTGGTACTTCTAGATCTACTGAAAAACCAATACCTTCGAGTCCAATATCATGGATATAAATTTTATGATTAAATTCTGGAGCGACAGGTGATTCTTTTTCAATAACTCTCATTCTTGCGGCAAATGGAACGTCAAGTTGCTGACGAAAAACCTGCCTTTTATTACGACTCATATGCACACCTCATCAAAGCTCACCGATTTTAATAATTTAAGTTTATCATAAAATTTGTTTTTCTGCAGAATTTTCCAATATCTATACCCTTTAAAAAAAGCTGACAGTTTTAAGCTGTCAGCTCTGTTCATTAAGCAAAAACGCCACGAATCATATTTGTTTGATTGCGATCAGGTCCAACTGAGAAGATCGACAATGGAATGCCAGTAAGTTGTGATACGCGCTCAATATAATGACGTGCATTAGGAGGTAGCTCTCCTAGGTTTTTAACACCCGTAATATCTTCCGTCCAGCCAGGCATTTCTTCATAAACTGGTTCGCATTCAGCCAATACTTTAAGGCTGGCAGGAAATTCTTCAATAATTTCGCCTTTGTACTTATATGCTGTACAAATTTTAAGCGTTTCAATTCCAGTTAATACGTCAATTGAGTTCAGAGAAAGGTCCGTAATACCACTCACGCGACGCGCATGACGAACAACAACGCTATCGAACCAACCAACACGACGAGGACGTCCCGTTGTTGTTCCGTATTCATTTCCTACTTCACGAATTTGATCGCCAACTTCGTCATGAAGCTCAGTAGGGAAAGGGCCATCTCCAACTCTTGTTGTATAGGCTTTTGAAACACCTACAACATGATTAATTTTGCTCGGTCCTACTCCAGATCCAATCGTAACGCCACCTGCAATTGGGTTAGATGATGTAACAAACGGATAAGTACCCTGATCAATATCCAGCATAACGCCCTGAGCACCTTCGAAAAGAACACGACGGCCTTCATCAATTGCATCATTAAGAACGACTGAAGTATCTACAACATATTTTGCGATCTGTTGACCATACTCATAGTATTCCTCTAGAATATCTTCTTTTTTGAAACCTTCTACTTCATACATCTTTTCAAGAAGGCGGTTTTTATCTGTAAGGTTACGTTCTAATTTTTCTTCAAAAACTTCACGATCAAGTAAATCACAAATACGGATACCAACTCGTGCTGCTTTATCCATATATGCTGGGCCGATTCCTTTTTTCGTCGTTCCAATTTTATTGGCACCCTTGTATTCTTCTTCAACGATATCAAGTTTTAAGTGATAAGGAAGAATGACATGTGCGCGATTGCTTATACGCAAATTATCTGTATTGATATTACGTTCATGTAAGTATGAGAGTTCTTCTAGAACGGCTTTTGGATCAACAACCATTCCATTTCCAATAACACAAATCTTATCATCATAAAAAATTCCTGATGGAATCAAGTGAAGTTTGTACTTCGTATCATTAAATACAATTGTGTGTCCGGCATTGTTTCCACCCTGATAGCGAGCGACAACTTCTGCATTTTCCGAAAGGTAATCCGTAATCTTTCCTTTACCTTCATCGCCCCACTGTGTTCCTACCACAACTACTGATGGCATTTGAGCACCTCCAGATGCTTCCTTGAATTATTTGTCAGAAGCATACTTCTTTTTTAAAAAACCCAGGCTAAGTGTACCAATTTGATCCTGATAAGTCAACAAACCCGAACAATTATATAAACAATACTAAATATGTTCGTTATTTAGTATTGACTTCCCCATTAACATAAACAAATCAAGCTCTTTTATTATGCACAAGATTGTTCATCATAATAAAAGGCCGCCGCGCTAACAATCACCTCTAAATAAAAAAGCCTCAAAAATGAGGCTTTTTTAAGCACCTGGTGGCATGTCACCTTCATCGTGACGCCTCTCCAGATTAACGAACTTATTATATTCTTTCACAAATGCAAGCTCGACTGTTCCAACAGGACCATTTCGCTGCTTTGCAATAATAATTTCAATGATGTTTTTATTCTCTGATTCCTTATCATAATAATCATCTCGATAAAGGAAGGCAACAATATCTGCATCCTGCTCAATACTTCCAGATTCACGAATATCAGACATCATCGGTCTTTTATCCTGTCTCGATTCAACGCCACGTGAAAGCTGTGACAGCGAAATGAGAGGGACTTCAAGTTCACGCGCAATACCTTTTAGAGATCGCGATATTTCAGAAACTTCCTGCTGTCTGTTTTCACCAGATCCATTTCCACGTATCAGCTGCATATAGTCAATCAGGATCATACCAAGACCTTTTTCTTGCTTCAATCGCCTGCACTTGGCACGAATGTCACCAACACGAATACCTGGTGTATCATCGATATAGATTCCC contains:
- a CDS encoding PilZ domain-containing protein encodes the protein MSRNKRQVFRQQLDVPFAARMRVIEKESPVAPEFNHKIYIHDIGLEGIGFSVDLEVPMHTDMEFSIKLNDEPFRIRGEVVWGKPNDPKDPNTRASNFFGVKFYLKTEKESSLIFQEVNRFAIKRHRRKQEIREMMKERLNKQAKG
- a CDS encoding adenylosuccinate synthase; this encodes MPSVVVVGTQWGDEGKGKITDYLSENAEVVARYQGGNNAGHTIVFNDTKYKLHLIPSGIFYDDKICVIGNGMVVDPKAVLEELSYLHERNINTDNLRISNRAHVILPYHLKLDIVEEEYKGANKIGTTKKGIGPAYMDKAARVGIRICDLLDREVFEEKLERNLTDKNRLLEKMYEVEGFKKEDILEEYYEYGQQIAKYVVDTSVVLNDAIDEGRRVLFEGAQGVMLDIDQGTYPFVTSSNPIAGGVTIGSGVGPSKINHVVGVSKAYTTRVGDGPFPTELHDEVGDQIREVGNEYGTTTGRPRRVGWFDSVVVRHARRVSGITDLSLNSIDVLTGIETLKICTAYKYKGEIIEEFPASLKVLAECEPVYEEMPGWTEDITGVKNLGELPPNARHYIERVSQLTGIPLSIFSVGPDRNQTNMIRGVFA